From a region of the Leptospira kmetyi serovar Malaysia str. Bejo-Iso9 genome:
- a CDS encoding acyl-CoA dehydrogenase family protein translates to MQYPLNQAANPALAPFDISDYRGNRGKNFYEEDRVLQTLVEKYSKGYDAAHKKAMIEHLLGYGALVGGVLDELTEACHKEGKYGEVVKYDRTGNRIDAVVYSNEQKLSRKISYDYGIVNLNYHSSWKHPFTDLHRYSLAYLANQNGEGGVTCPLAMTEGMIKVLEALGTPEQKEKYLRLVAGEGSESHFMAGQYVTERVGGSNVSANRTIARKQANGKWILTGEKWFCSNPGDLWVTTARVEDTNTIGMFLVPRIKDDGTLNGHHILRKKDIIGSRGKLTVEIIYDGVEAEALGRPAHGIANLIKYVIGISRLHVSIAASGISRRAWMEAYEYAKFRTAYGSKILEFSSLLKQLSDQRLKHTAMLASIFRHFHTPEPLKLAGEVLAPLLKYKCSATSTEITYNSILVLGGNGIVGDFSAIPRLHNDSIINETWEGTHLLLSEHVLRGFKREKVAKAFFKYVEEITDSSSEAAETIRKKSELLQGLLNDSSQEELELNRIYISDLAFETFALAALSDVSGKNAPNAQKDLGVFRDGYLDLVNSSHTFSKRGDFSGNSERLKSVIHF, encoded by the coding sequence ATGCAGTATCCTTTAAATCAAGCCGCAAACCCGGCGCTCGCGCCCTTCGATATTTCCGATTATCGCGGCAATCGCGGAAAGAATTTTTACGAAGAAGATCGGGTTCTGCAGACTCTCGTGGAAAAATATTCCAAAGGTTACGATGCGGCTCATAAGAAGGCGATGATAGAACATCTTCTCGGTTACGGAGCTTTGGTCGGAGGGGTTCTCGACGAACTCACAGAAGCTTGTCACAAGGAAGGAAAATACGGAGAGGTCGTAAAATACGATCGAACCGGAAACAGAATCGACGCGGTCGTTTATTCCAACGAACAAAAACTATCCAGAAAAATCTCCTATGATTACGGAATCGTAAATCTCAACTATCATTCTTCCTGGAAACATCCTTTTACCGATCTGCATCGTTATTCGCTCGCGTATCTCGCCAATCAAAACGGAGAAGGCGGAGTCACTTGTCCTCTCGCGATGACCGAAGGAATGATTAAGGTTCTCGAAGCCTTGGGAACTCCCGAACAAAAAGAAAAGTATCTTCGTCTTGTCGCAGGGGAAGGAAGCGAATCGCATTTTATGGCGGGTCAATATGTCACAGAAAGAGTGGGCGGTTCCAACGTAAGCGCGAACAGAACGATCGCGAGAAAACAGGCGAACGGCAAATGGATTCTCACCGGAGAGAAATGGTTCTGTTCCAATCCCGGCGATCTTTGGGTGACCACGGCGAGAGTGGAAGACACGAACACGATCGGAATGTTTTTGGTTCCGCGCATCAAGGACGACGGTACGTTAAACGGACATCATATTCTCCGTAAAAAGGACATCATCGGATCGAGGGGAAAACTCACCGTCGAAATCATCTACGACGGAGTGGAAGCCGAGGCGCTCGGAAGACCCGCGCACGGAATCGCAAACCTAATCAAATACGTGATCGGAATTTCAAGACTTCACGTTTCCATAGCGGCTTCTGGAATTTCAAGAAGGGCTTGGATGGAAGCGTACGAATACGCGAAGTTCAGAACCGCATACGGAAGTAAAATATTAGAATTTTCTTCTTTGCTAAAACAGCTCAGCGATCAAAGACTTAAACATACCGCGATGCTCGCTTCGATCTTCCGGCATTTTCATACGCCCGAACCTTTAAAACTCGCGGGAGAAGTTTTGGCTCCTTTGTTGAAATACAAATGTTCCGCGACTTCCACCGAAATCACGTACAACTCCATTCTCGTGTTGGGCGGAAACGGAATCGTAGGCGACTTCTCCGCAATCCCGAGATTGCATAACGATTCCATCATCAACGAAACCTGGGAAGGAACGCATCTTTTGTTAAGCGAACACGTTTTACGCGGGTTCAAACGGGAAAAGGTCGCAAAGGCGTTCTTTAAATACGTGGAAGAGATCACGGATTCGAGTTCGGAAGCGGCGGAAACAATTCGGAAAAAATCCGAACTTCTGCAGGGACTTTTGAACGATTCGAGTCAGGAAGAATTGGAACTGAACCGGATTTACATCTCGGACCTGGCCTTTGAAACGTTCGCGTTAGCCGCTCTTTCCGACGTTTCCGGAAAGAATGCGCCAAACGCACAAAAGGATCTTGGCGTATTCCGGGACGGATATTTGGACTTGGTCAATTCTTCCCATACGTTTTCAAAACGAGG
- a CDS encoding HD domain-containing protein — MPLQLDITYSFQRLLEKSKNVGGRLVSRQLTHIVDSFILSKFEESGVEFKSGEELCIIAMGGYGRMEMAPHSDIDLLYLHNGIKEQRLESVIGKINTYLYDSGKEVGHSCRTIKECFQYLDDMSSYHAFLDARFLAGSRALFEKFKTDFLEKLPSKWTKRYNEVKEEILSSRFLNEERPILLSEPNLKTDLCGLRDIQYMFWMEKSVRNLPSLGGLSILPVFQRGEIQLLQEAYDFILRTRIAMHKITSRKTDRLDLNLQQDVAESLGFGKKEELSSVEKFMHVLYRHQKNIYFIIRTYLDSIIEKRKSSEGESFPYEDLHFFKIGDTVFPPVIGTLFTNPHTIYRDVMRSFRMIQEKNLQISGTLLNEFRFASNFLDDDFKYSSEVNEEFLKILRTPSQRGRVLKLMHESGVLGAILPEFGACTNFPLFSYHHEFTVDEHTLLILHELDLLDQGEFQDAEVQKAYKECSKIELLALAILLHDAGKVKEGDHSEYGGELVVSVCDRLGLSEEDTDLCRFLVEKHTLMSELSSKRDIGDPKLIFDFARIVGSRERLRKLYILTVIDTKSVGTGVLTHWKSAILNTLYQNTIPYLVSDSKDNFGETGPSRDVQLDDLKNYLIGKEGLEEGIAKSVAAFAHEVTPSSYLNAVSNRKILRNFKAIGTLAQDSSLGMIFETEQDPAFVTIDVITANQPEILLDLSCAVSSEGLSLLGMKSYTLNEYWITTVQLTDTTGGGNLSQEKLDRIEAKLKSISSGNLKRESIAFQRTDWNPRKPTPESIVNRSVMFYNGDLPDMTIMEVRMPDVVGLVYRILQIILHLDLKVRYLRVSTSADYAYDSFYIQTSDGNKLEDADLLFKLREKILTIQFGEQILEEISF; from the coding sequence ATGCCTCTACAACTGGATATCACATACAGCTTTCAAAGACTCTTGGAAAAGAGTAAGAACGTGGGAGGCCGTCTCGTATCCAGACAACTTACACATATCGTGGATTCCTTTATTCTTTCCAAATTCGAGGAATCCGGCGTGGAATTCAAGTCGGGGGAGGAGCTCTGTATCATCGCGATGGGCGGTTACGGAAGAATGGAGATGGCTCCCCATTCCGACATCGATTTATTGTATCTACACAACGGGATCAAGGAACAAAGACTCGAATCGGTCATCGGAAAGATCAACACGTATCTCTACGATTCCGGAAAGGAAGTCGGACATTCCTGTAGAACGATCAAGGAATGTTTTCAATATCTGGACGACATGTCTTCTTATCACGCTTTTTTGGACGCGCGTTTTCTCGCGGGTTCGAGGGCCTTGTTCGAAAAGTTCAAAACGGATTTTCTCGAAAAACTTCCTTCCAAATGGACGAAACGTTATAACGAAGTGAAGGAGGAGATTTTATCCTCCCGGTTTTTGAACGAAGAAAGGCCGATTTTGTTAAGCGAACCGAATCTGAAAACGGATCTATGCGGTCTTCGCGACATTCAATATATGTTTTGGATGGAGAAGTCGGTTCGGAATCTTCCTTCCCTCGGCGGGTTGTCCATTCTTCCAGTATTTCAAAGAGGAGAGATTCAACTCTTGCAGGAAGCGTACGATTTTATTCTCCGCACGCGGATCGCGATGCATAAGATCACTTCCAGAAAAACCGATCGTCTCGATCTCAATCTTCAACAGGACGTCGCCGAATCACTGGGTTTCGGAAAAAAAGAGGAACTTTCCTCGGTGGAAAAGTTCATGCACGTTTTGTATCGTCATCAGAAGAATATCTACTTCATCATCCGCACGTATTTGGATTCCATCATCGAAAAAAGAAAAAGTTCGGAAGGGGAAAGTTTTCCATACGAGGATCTTCATTTCTTCAAGATCGGGGACACCGTGTTTCCTCCCGTGATCGGAACTCTTTTCACCAATCCGCATACGATCTACAGGGACGTTATGCGTTCTTTTCGTATGATCCAGGAAAAGAATCTTCAGATTTCGGGAACTTTGTTAAACGAATTCAGATTCGCGTCCAACTTTTTGGACGACGATTTCAAATATTCTTCCGAAGTGAACGAGGAGTTTCTCAAGATCCTAAGAACCCCTTCTCAAAGAGGAAGGGTTTTGAAACTCATGCACGAGTCCGGGGTTTTGGGTGCGATTCTTCCCGAGTTCGGAGCTTGTACGAACTTTCCTTTGTTTAGTTATCATCACGAATTCACCGTCGACGAACATACATTATTGATTTTGCATGAACTCGATCTTCTCGATCAGGGAGAATTCCAGGACGCCGAGGTTCAAAAGGCGTATAAGGAATGTTCCAAGATAGAATTGTTGGCTCTTGCGATTTTACTCCACGACGCAGGAAAGGTCAAAGAAGGGGATCATTCCGAATACGGAGGAGAACTCGTCGTTTCGGTTTGCGATCGATTGGGTCTAAGCGAAGAGGACACGGATCTTTGCCGTTTTCTCGTGGAAAAACATACCTTGATGTCCGAGCTCAGTTCCAAACGGGACATCGGCGATCCGAAGCTGATCTTCGATTTCGCGAGAATCGTGGGAAGCAGAGAAAGATTAAGAAAACTTTATATTCTTACCGTGATCGATACGAAGTCGGTGGGAACCGGAGTTCTTACCCATTGGAAAAGCGCGATTCTCAACACGCTTTATCAGAATACGATTCCGTATCTTGTGAGCGACTCCAAGGATAACTTCGGAGAAACCGGACCTTCCCGAGACGTTCAGTTGGACGATCTTAAGAATTATCTGATCGGCAAAGAAGGTTTGGAAGAAGGAATCGCGAAGTCGGTCGCCGCATTCGCACACGAAGTCACTCCGTCCTCGTATCTCAACGCGGTTTCCAATCGTAAAATATTACGAAACTTTAAAGCGATCGGAACGCTTGCACAGGATTCTTCCTTGGGGATGATCTTTGAAACGGAACAGGATCCGGCCTTCGTAACGATCGACGTGATTACCGCGAACCAACCCGAAATTCTTTTGGATTTGTCCTGCGCCGTTTCTTCCGAGGGCTTAAGTCTTTTGGGAATGAAAAGTTATACGTTGAACGAGTATTGGATCACCACGGTTCAGTTGACCGATACGACCGGCGGCGGAAATCTTTCCCAAGAAAAACTGGATCGTATCGAAGCGAAGCTGAAGTCCATCTCTTCCGGAAATTTAAAACGGGAAAGTATCGCGTTTCAAAGAACCGATTGGAATCCGAGAAAACCCACGCCCGAAAGTATCGTCAATCGATCCGTTATGTTTTACAACGGCGATTTGCCCGATATGACGATCATGGAAGTGAGAATGCCGGACGTCGTCGGTTTGGTTTATCGAATCTTACAAATCATTCTTCATCTGGATTTGAAGGTTCGTTACTTGAGAGTTTCGACAAGCGCCGATTATGCGTATGATTCTTTTTACATTCAAACGTCGGACGGAAACAAACTCGAGGACGCGGATCTTCTTTTTAAGTTGAGGGAAAAAATTCTCACCATACAATTCGGCGAACAGATCCTCGAAGAAATTTCGTTCTGA
- the metG gene encoding methionine--tRNA ligase — protein sequence MNSSLKRIPRKILVTSALPYANGPIHLGHVLEGIQTDIWVRFQKANGNECHFFCADDTHGTPVMLAARKEGITPEQLIERVQKEHYRDLSAFGVQYDNYYSTNSEENKIISEKIYLQLKKNDHIARRGIEQSYCEHDQMFLPDRFIKGTCPNCKSKDQYGDNCEVCGKTYSPKDLIDSHCALCGTAPVLKNSDHIFFKLEDFQAFLKEWIETGDHVTEGVQKKLREWFEAGLQQWDISRDGPYFGFEIPGEKNKYFYVWLDAPIGYMASSLNFFKGDWEKFDSFWKNEDAEVVHFIGKDILYFHALFWPAMLHGSGYKTPKNVHVHGFITVNGEKMSKSRGTFINASTYAKHLDPEHLRFYLAGKLSPGMDDLDLSFDDYAARVNSDLVGNLVNLVSRISTSILDQLDRTLGVLPADGKELLNELIHQKIKQGTGEYAILDIIKIAYEQKNYARVMREITRLGDTVNRYVNDNAPWKLIKENPEKTREVVTTVLNASRILAVYLYPVVPKVSEKIYALLGLKETPKFHDLEELKVLEKTKVNPYEMITKRVDEKAINAMLEENKQSVDASKKAEPAKITNDSPQEERTEISIDDLAKVELRVGQIVEAGPVEGADKLVNVKVDLGELGIKNVFAGIKVAYQPEDLKGLKVVVVANLKPRKMKFGVSEAMLLASGEGESLSLFVPHKDAKPGDKLK from the coding sequence GTGAACTCTTCTCTTAAAAGAATCCCAAGAAAGATACTGGTTACGTCGGCGCTTCCCTATGCGAACGGTCCGATTCACTTAGGACATGTGTTGGAAGGAATACAAACGGACATCTGGGTTCGTTTTCAAAAAGCCAACGGAAACGAATGTCACTTCTTCTGCGCGGACGATACACACGGCACTCCGGTAATGTTGGCGGCGCGTAAGGAAGGGATCACTCCCGAACAACTGATCGAAAGAGTTCAAAAGGAACACTATCGGGACCTGAGCGCGTTCGGCGTTCAGTATGATAATTATTATTCTACGAATTCCGAAGAAAACAAAATCATTTCGGAAAAAATTTATTTACAACTCAAAAAAAACGATCATATCGCGCGCAGAGGGATAGAACAATCCTATTGCGAACACGATCAGATGTTTCTTCCCGATCGTTTTATCAAAGGGACTTGTCCGAATTGTAAATCCAAGGATCAATACGGAGACAACTGCGAGGTCTGCGGTAAAACGTATAGCCCGAAGGATTTGATCGATTCTCACTGCGCACTTTGCGGAACCGCGCCGGTTCTGAAGAATTCGGATCATATCTTCTTTAAGTTGGAAGACTTTCAAGCCTTCTTAAAGGAATGGATCGAAACGGGAGATCACGTAACGGAAGGGGTTCAGAAAAAACTGAGAGAATGGTTCGAAGCCGGTCTGCAACAATGGGACATCTCGCGAGACGGGCCTTACTTCGGTTTTGAAATTCCGGGTGAGAAGAATAAATACTTTTACGTTTGGTTGGACGCTCCGATCGGATACATGGCTTCCTCTTTGAACTTTTTCAAAGGAGATTGGGAGAAGTTCGATTCTTTTTGGAAGAACGAGGATGCGGAAGTCGTTCACTTTATCGGTAAGGATATATTATACTTTCACGCTTTGTTTTGGCCCGCGATGTTGCACGGAAGCGGTTACAAAACTCCGAAGAACGTTCACGTTCACGGATTTATCACCGTCAACGGAGAGAAGATGTCCAAGTCTCGCGGAACGTTCATCAACGCGAGCACATACGCCAAACATCTCGATCCGGAACATCTTCGTTTTTATCTCGCCGGAAAGTTGAGCCCCGGAATGGACGATCTCGATCTTTCCTTTGACGATTACGCGGCGCGCGTAAATTCCGATCTTGTGGGAAACCTGGTCAATCTCGTCTCCAGAATTTCCACGAGCATTTTGGATCAGCTCGATCGCACGCTCGGCGTTTTGCCCGCGGACGGAAAAGAATTGTTAAACGAATTGATCCATCAGAAGATCAAACAGGGAACCGGCGAATACGCGATTTTGGATATTATAAAAATCGCATACGAACAAAAGAACTACGCTCGTGTGATGCGGGAAATCACGCGTCTCGGCGATACGGTCAACCGTTACGTAAACGACAACGCTCCTTGGAAGCTGATTAAGGAGAATCCCGAAAAAACCAGGGAAGTCGTGACCACGGTTTTGAATGCGAGCAGAATTCTCGCGGTTTATCTGTACCCGGTCGTTCCGAAAGTTTCCGAGAAAATCTACGCGTTGCTCGGTCTCAAGGAAACTCCCAAGTTTCACGATTTGGAAGAATTGAAAGTATTAGAAAAAACGAAAGTGAATCCGTACGAAATGATCACAAAACGTGTGGATGAAAAGGCAATCAACGCTATGTTAGAAGAAAACAAACAATCCGTGGACGCTTCCAAAAAAGCGGAGCCCGCAAAAATTACGAACGATTCTCCCCAAGAAGAAAGAACGGAGATTTCGATCGACGATCTTGCAAAGGTCGAACTTCGAGTCGGTCAGATCGTGGAAGCCGGGCCGGTCGAAGGCGCGGACAAACTCGTAAACGTGAAAGTCGATCTCGGAGAACTCGGAATCAAAAACGTTTTCGCCGGAATCAAAGTCGCTTATCAACCGGAGGATCTCAAAGGTCTAAAAGTTGTGGTGGTCGCCAATCTTAAACCGAGAAAGATGAAGTTCGGCGTTTCCGAGGCGATGTTGCTCGCTTCGGGAGAAGGGGAGTCCTTAAGTTTGTTCGTTCCTCATAAGGACGCGAAACCGGGCGATAAACTGAAGTGA
- a CDS encoding DUF1554 domain-containing protein — MKPVSFYKNIIFFFTLIALASCAEANRFALDGQSGALLAYVQDTSEIASSGGNLPGFRFSGIVQGIKTGTVELKLNDEILPMSANGSFQFATSVTQNKSYQLAVATAPSGHSCKIFADSTENPSGIASADVSNLVVYCTTILINGKFKGDTIDIKEDGTALNFDIALSGPHGPGDPVTHIGLSTSATIDHFSPGPETFDTNFANPDSVSVRASDLTPANSGDFGNKSYTLTVTAAPINLSLDFTIRILDNDRRVRQISRMSGGNMQYGGAALGVQGADSACSADAGFISKALVGVASRVPGNADWPILPNTRYYNYDTLNPIATSDANGVIPYATLYGSTAIGAVNFWSGFNTNWTVNSNNCNDWTNGSSGTGLAGDASTNVACTTGNRYTLCIEQQ, encoded by the coding sequence ATGAAGCCGGTTTCTTTTTATAAAAACATCATATTCTTTTTTACATTGATAGCGCTCGCGTCTTGTGCGGAAGCAAATCGTTTTGCTTTGGATGGGCAAAGCGGCGCGTTACTCGCCTATGTGCAGGATACTTCGGAAATCGCAAGTTCGGGTGGAAACTTACCCGGATTTCGTTTCAGCGGAATCGTACAAGGAATCAAAACGGGAACCGTCGAACTCAAGTTAAACGATGAGATTCTTCCCATGTCCGCAAACGGAAGTTTTCAATTTGCGACTTCCGTAACCCAAAACAAAAGTTATCAACTTGCAGTCGCAACCGCTCCGAGCGGACATTCTTGTAAGATTTTTGCCGATTCAACGGAAAATCCTTCCGGTATCGCGAGCGCGGACGTTTCCAATTTGGTCGTTTATTGCACGACGATTCTGATCAACGGAAAGTTCAAGGGCGATACGATCGACATCAAAGAAGACGGAACCGCTCTCAACTTCGACATCGCTCTCAGCGGACCTCACGGGCCGGGAGATCCGGTGACTCATATCGGACTTTCCACAAGCGCGACGATCGATCATTTCAGTCCCGGACCCGAAACATTCGATACGAACTTTGCAAACCCGGATTCGGTTTCCGTGAGAGCCTCCGATTTGACTCCGGCAAACAGCGGAGATTTTGGAAATAAAAGTTATACGCTGACCGTGACCGCGGCGCCGATCAATCTTTCTTTGGATTTTACGATTCGAATTCTGGATAACGATCGCAGGGTTCGTCAGATCTCAAGAATGAGCGGCGGGAACATGCAATACGGCGGCGCCGCTTTGGGTGTGCAAGGCGCGGATTCTGCGTGTAGCGCGGACGCGGGATTTATTTCCAAGGCGTTGGTCGGGGTCGCTTCCCGCGTTCCCGGAAACGCGGACTGGCCCATTCTGCCGAACACGAGATATTATAACTACGATACGTTGAATCCGATCGCAACGTCCGACGCCAACGGTGTGATTCCATACGCGACTTTATACGGAAGTACGGCGATCGGAGCCGTAAACTTTTGGTCGGGTTTTAATACGAACTGGACCGTGAACTCAAATAACTGCAACGATTGGACGAACGGTTCCAGCGGAACGGGACTCGCCGGAGACGCTTCCACGAACGTTGCGTGTACTACGGGAAACCGTTACACACTTTGTATCGAACAACAGTAA
- a CDS encoding helix-turn-helix domain-containing protein, giving the protein MEEVKYYSLAAMLYFMIAAFGIFKRNKQKNLGAPVLFFLMACVFWSFTATIFITENTLVKKLSQYFYAYFSVTIAFFFMNLAANAKNGVFQCAYEEFSSLRKLLLRSFAVTAAIVVAWDLLDEFKIPNLSEMISLGTFVFFAYLLFQIVIPLRSSKNKAAMVRILPSVGVLLIIKLTEVFRYFEGAKFFEPLNTINYYFLILSPIILSEFVPMISDLQRTQNDFLLSDSESEDDGDKNLAQRDSSQEKRSLLEDLNIEKVESKLTELMQSEKIHLDEELRLPSLASEMGLSVHHLSAFLNEHMGMNFNSFINHHRVKEAKSMLLEEPDRSILSIGMAVGFSSSSAFHRAFLKETKKSPKAFREENLPNYKSKEDEMEDLDSRYSHSI; this is encoded by the coding sequence GTGGAAGAGGTTAAATATTATTCTTTAGCGGCAATGTTATACTTTATGATTGCCGCATTCGGGATTTTTAAAAGGAATAAGCAAAAGAATCTCGGCGCCCCGGTGCTGTTTTTCTTGATGGCTTGTGTTTTTTGGTCTTTTACGGCCACGATTTTTATCACGGAAAATACTCTCGTAAAGAAGTTATCCCAATATTTTTACGCCTATTTTTCGGTAACGATCGCTTTCTTTTTTATGAATCTCGCGGCCAACGCGAAGAACGGTGTTTTCCAATGCGCTTACGAAGAATTCTCCTCGCTTCGGAAATTACTTTTGAGAAGTTTTGCGGTCACCGCGGCGATCGTAGTCGCTTGGGATTTGCTGGATGAATTCAAAATTCCGAATCTTTCGGAAATGATTTCCTTGGGAACCTTTGTATTTTTCGCTTATCTTTTGTTTCAGATCGTAATTCCATTGCGTTCCTCTAAAAATAAAGCGGCGATGGTGAGAATTCTCCCTTCCGTCGGAGTTCTTCTGATCATCAAACTCACCGAAGTTTTTCGTTATTTCGAAGGCGCGAAATTTTTCGAACCGCTCAACACGATCAATTATTACTTTCTGATTCTTTCCCCGATCATCTTGAGCGAATTTGTTCCGATGATTTCCGATCTTCAAAGAACTCAAAACGATTTTCTTCTGAGCGATTCCGAAAGCGAAGACGACGGCGATAAGAATCTCGCGCAAAGGGATTCCAGTCAGGAGAAACGATCCTTGTTGGAAGATCTCAACATCGAAAAAGTGGAAAGCAAACTCACCGAGTTGATGCAAAGCGAGAAGATTCACTTGGATGAGGAGCTTAGACTTCCATCGTTGGCTTCCGAAATGGGACTTTCCGTGCATCATCTTTCCGCATTCCTCAACGAACATATGGGGATGAACTTCAATTCTTTTATCAATCATCATAGGGTCAAAGAAGCCAAGTCGATGTTGTTGGAAGAACCGGATCGTTCCATTCTTTCCATCGGAATGGCCGTCGGTTTTAGTTCTTCATCCGCGTTTCACAGAGCCTTTTTGAAAGAGACTAAAAAATCTCCGAAGGCGTTTCGCGAGGAGAATCTTCCGAACTACAAAAGCAAAGAAGATGAAATGGAAGATTTAGATTCCAGATATTCCCATTCTATTTAA
- a CDS encoding DUF1566 domain-containing protein — MIKQIKRQHAKIKKEIRLLYILSFCWAILFSNCLVGDGKNGFNFFFLPGSNISFPGEIPGSDAPIIPTTPVAPVGTLNYTTATTFYVSNNSGAIQYYDISWSSSLNGSYELRLGATNCTDGTVHTNSTVTSSTSTTNRINASALSVGSNGIKLCLKSPDGTTDWDNVTITGIRDDSAPSIGFSPGAGTFGSSIPNITLTCNDTGSSGCLAMAYRNDGTDPTIAADGTVGSGSTSYSSAFAVANNATTDVKVIAVDRAGNISAASTSQYIVAVGNPTITVNSVSKSDLRGVDSSVIKWQSDIAGTYEFRLGGSNCNSGTNGTSLSITGSAAAATEITSTINGTNLSVGANTVRICLTTAGSNVGYNSKTLNRDDTAPNVTSATPSSNSLSLSVDQNNFVLVFNEDMDTNLTPLPEHHDGGVSGNPIIPWPTMTGTWTDARTYKISTNSKLPEWHTFYFLFNDTDFTDKAGNKVAGAFVVSNKIKLNYRTVVETKVTLISDTAQTTCYDASGNATACASSGQDSELSVMPYGLGLPTTNPGYPNDRITKDTVNNTIWKTCPPTYVWSGGTCVQDTVDPYNVALIARNTGSGVLDLTWGDSLEYCLQLNLANSGAGFAGVKTWRLPTLSEQMGILIYEGSLGYETVPGSSFPGFIRNDYQRYWTSTNAVSASTANGIVGTDLGNGANAWGSWQISVFGGGTHINSKGKATSWDWPNRYNALAMCIAD; from the coding sequence ATGATCAAACAAATCAAAAGACAACATGCGAAAATAAAAAAAGAAATTCGCTTATTATATATCCTGAGTTTTTGTTGGGCGATTCTATTCTCGAATTGTTTGGTCGGAGACGGAAAGAACGGATTCAATTTTTTCTTTCTTCCGGGTTCTAACATTTCTTTTCCGGGAGAAATTCCCGGTTCGGACGCTCCGATTATTCCGACAACTCCTGTGGCTCCCGTTGGTACTTTGAACTACACCACTGCGACTACTTTTTATGTGAGTAATAATTCCGGAGCGATTCAATACTACGATATTTCTTGGTCTTCCAGTCTGAACGGTTCTTATGAACTTCGTTTAGGCGCAACGAATTGCACGGACGGCACCGTTCATACAAACTCGACCGTAACTTCTTCCACTTCCACAACCAACAGAATCAACGCAAGCGCGCTGAGCGTAGGAAGCAACGGAATCAAACTTTGTTTGAAAAGTCCGGACGGCACGACCGATTGGGATAATGTTACGATCACGGGAATCAGAGACGATTCCGCGCCTTCGATCGGTTTTTCTCCTGGGGCGGGAACCTTCGGTTCCTCGATTCCGAACATTACCTTAACTTGCAACGACACCGGTTCTTCCGGTTGTCTCGCGATGGCTTATCGCAACGACGGAACCGATCCTACGATCGCCGCGGACGGCACAGTCGGTTCCGGTTCCACCTCTTATTCGTCGGCGTTTGCGGTGGCGAATAACGCGACCACGGACGTTAAAGTGATCGCTGTAGACAGAGCGGGTAATATCAGCGCGGCCAGCACGAGTCAATACATCGTTGCCGTGGGAAATCCTACGATCACGGTTAATTCCGTTTCGAAATCGGATCTTCGCGGCGTGGACAGCAGCGTAATCAAATGGCAATCGGATATCGCCGGAACCTACGAGTTTCGTTTGGGCGGTTCCAATTGTAATTCCGGTACGAACGGAACTTCCTTATCGATTACGGGTTCCGCGGCGGCGGCTACGGAAATTACATCCACGATCAACGGAACCAATTTAAGCGTGGGCGCGAATACCGTCCGCATTTGTTTGACCACTGCGGGAAGCAACGTGGGCTACAATTCCAAAACCTTAAACCGCGACGACACGGCGCCTAACGTGACTTCTGCGACTCCTTCGAGCAACAGCTTGAGTTTGAGCGTGGATCAGAATAACTTCGTTCTTGTTTTCAACGAGGATATGGACACGAACCTAACACCTCTCCCGGAACATCACGACGGAGGCGTTTCCGGAAATCCGATCATTCCTTGGCCTACGATGACGGGAACTTGGACGGACGCGAGAACCTACAAAATATCAACGAACAGTAAATTACCGGAATGGCATACGTTTTACTTTCTGTTCAACGATACCGATTTCACGGACAAGGCGGGAAACAAGGTCGCAGGTGCGTTCGTCGTTTCGAATAAGATCAAACTCAACTATAGAACCGTCGTAGAAACGAAAGTGACTTTGATTTCCGACACGGCGCAAACGACTTGTTACGACGCTTCCGGAAACGCGACCGCTTGCGCTTCTTCCGGTCAGGATTCCGAACTGAGCGTGATGCCTTACGGTTTAGGGCTTCCTACAACGAATCCGGGTTATCCGAACGATAGAATCACAAAAGACACGGTCAACAATACGATTTGGAAAACCTGTCCTCCGACTTACGTTTGGTCCGGTGGAACCTGCGTTCAAGACACGGTCGATCCTTACAACGTCGCATTGATCGCGAGAAACACCGGCTCGGGAGTTTTGGACCTTACTTGGGGAGATTCTCTCGAATATTGTCTGCAACTCAATCTTGCAAACTCCGGCGCGGGTTTTGCGGGAGTGAAAACGTGGAGACTTCCGACCTTGAGCGAACAGATGGGAATTCTCATCTACGAAGGTTCTCTCGGTTATGAAACGGTTCCTGGTTCGAGCTTCCCCGGTTTTATCCGAAACGATTATCAAAGATATTGGACTTCCACAAACGCGGTGAGCGCTTCGACGGCAAACGGAATCGTCGGAACCGATTTAGGAAACGGCGCGAACGCTTGGGGTTCTTGGCAGATCTCCGTGTTCGGCGGTGGAACTCATATCAACAGTAAAGGAAAAGCCACTTCTTGGGATTGGCCGAATCGTTACAACGCACTCGCAATGTGTATCGCGGATTGA